In Mycolicibacterium nivoides, the DNA window GGCCACCGGTCTCCAGGCGCCGGATGGCCTGCCCGAACCGCACCAGCTCGGCCGCGGTGGAACGATCGACTCCCGCCTCGTGGGCGATGATGCCCTCTTCGACTTCGGGTTCTGGAAAGCCGAACTCGATGGCCACCATCCGCTGGCGGGTCGAGTCCTTGAGGTCTTTGAGAACGCTTTGATAGCCGGGGTTGTAGGACATGACCAGACCGAACCCCGGCGCCGCGTCCAGCGTGATGCCGAGGCGCTCGATCGGCAGCTGGCGGCGATAGTCGGCGAGCGGATGCAACACCACGGTGGTGTCCTGGCGGGCTTCGACCACCTCGTCCAGGTAACAGATCGCGCCCTCGCGCACCGCGCGGGTCAGCGGGCCGTCCATCCAAACCGTCTCATCGCCCCGCAGCAGATACCGGCCGACGAGATCCGCGGTGGTGAGGTCGTCGTGGCAGGCGACGGTGATCAGCGGCCGGTCGAGGTCATGGGCCATCGCCTCGACGAAGCGCGTCTTGCCACACCCGGTCGGACCCTTCAGAACCAGCGAAAGACCCTGGCGGTACGCCGCCTTGAACACCGTCTCCTCGTTGCCGACCGGCTTGTAATAGGGACGCGTGCTCAGGGTCTGTGAGTTGGCTCCGTTCTGGTGAGCGAGTCCGGACTCGTCGGCCATCAACACACCTTTCGTCGTATCCGCGACACTGCGGTACTGAAGCGAGCCTAACGCGGAACAGATGTTTGTTTCAAGCACTTGTTGCGCAGCCGTTGCGCGAGCATCGACATTGCCAATGACATTCTGGGACTTGACATCACCGCAAGGGGCGACCTTCAGGACACCCGGCGACGAACCTCGCCAGAGCGAATCGCCGAGCGGAACAGCGGCCCGATGACGCCGGCGAGCTGATCGGGACTGGAGATGGTCGCGTGCGCGGTGCTACCGAACACCCGGCGCAAGGACTCCACGTCGGTGCTGGCGCCGATGGTCAGACAGACACAACCGGTCCCCCGGCGCCGCGCCTCGGCCAAGGCGCGTCTGGCGTCCGCGGCGCCGTAGGCCCGCTCGTAGCCGTGGTCGTAGGCCAGTCCGTCGGACAGGACGACCAGCAGTCGCCGCGATGTGCCACCGCGCTTCTCCAGGACCGACGAGCCGTGCCGGATCGCCGCTCCGAGTCGCGAATAGGCGCCGGGTTCAAGACTGTTCAGCCTTCGGATCACCTGCGCATCCAGGTGGTCGTCGAACCGTTTCACCGGGACCATGGTCACCGCGGACCGCCCCTGGGAGTAGTAGGCGTACAGCGACACCCGGTCGCCCAGGTCATGCAGCGCGACCATGAGGTGCGCCACCGCCGTGCGCTGCTGCTGGTGCACGGTGCGGCCGACGGTACCCGGCTCCGCCGTCGAGCCGGACACATCCAACAGCAACAGCACCGACAAGTCCCGGCGCCTTCGCAGACTGTCGAGATAGACCGCCTCATCCGGTACCGATCCGGCCCGGACCTCCACGCGCGCCTCCAGCGCGGCATCGATGTCGATGTCGTCGCCCTGGGGCTGGCGATGACGCCGGTGCAGACCCATGCCGAGACGAGCCAGCGGGCGCCGCACGCTGATCGCATCCTCGATCTGCTGGGTGGCATGCGCCTTGATCTGCGGGTCAGCCTCGCGGACGGTGCACCAGTCAAGCCGATAGATCCCGCGGTCGGCGTTCCATTCCGGGTACTTCACGCCCTCCGTCTTGATGTCGACGGCTGTCTCCGACGACACCGTCGCCAGCGACGAGACTGCATGCACCCCGCGTCTGGTCGAGTTGGTGCGGTGGGTCGGCGAGTCGGCGCCCGGCGGTCCCCCACCGCTGCCACCCGTCTTGCGTGACGAGGACAGCAGTTTCTTGAGCCATTTTCCGATGGCCCCGCCCCCGCCGACCGGGCTGGAGAACAGATCGGGGTCATCGGAATCGTCCCAACTATCGGGGTCGCCTTCCTCCAATTCCTCGAGTTCCTGCTTGCCCTGCCGCCGCGGCACATGTCCCACCGACTGCTGATCGGCCGGCTTGACCGCCGCGCACACCGCCAGAACCTTCTTGGCCTGAATCACCCCGAAGCCCACAGGCGGGGCGCTGAGCGCATCCCGCCCGCGGGCGATCGCCAGGGACGATGCGGCCGAATCACTGCGTTCGGCGATACTTCGGTCTGTCAGAGCGCCAAGAGAATTCGGCAGCAGTGCGTGATTGGCCAGCAGCGCACGGTGCCCCTCCACGGCCAGGTAACGTTCGGCCAATCGCCGATGCCGGACCAGGGCTCCGACCACATCGGGGTCCAGGCTGCCTGCCGCGATCAGCGACGCCTGCACGGCTACCGATTCGAGCCGTGCGCGGGCGGGCGCCGACGGGTCGACGAACACGGTCTTGCCATCGGTCCACGGTGCGCTCCCCGCGTCGGCCGGGGCCACCGCGACCGGACGCGCTGCCAGCGCGGACGCCAGCATGCCCAGACCCGAGAATCGGCCGCCGTCACCGCCACCGTCAGACACCCGATACCTCCGCCGCACGCATCGCGTTGACCAAATATCTGTTCCACCGTAGAGTTCGGCACCACGGGAGTCAATCGACCGGAGCAGGAACATCAACTAGCAAGGGCTACAAAGTGATCGACTTCAAAGACCAGGTCGCCGTGGTGACCGGCGCCGGCCGCGGCCTCGGCCGGGAGTACGCGCTCGAACTGGCACGGCGCGGGGCCGCTGTCGTGGTCAACGACCTCGGCGGCACGATGGCGGGCCAAGGCTCCGACACCGCAGTCGCCGATGAGGTCGTCGAGGAGATCACGGCCTCCGGCGGCACCGCCGTGGCGTCCTACGATTCGGTCGACAGCCAGGAGGGCGGTGAGGCGATCGTGCGCACGGCGGTCGAACGCTTCGGCCGGCTCGACGCCGTGGTCAGCAATGCCGGCATCTTCAACAGCATCCCGTTCGACGAGCTGTCCGCCGAAGAGTGGCGACGCATGTTGAGCGTTCACCTCGACGGCGGGTTCTATCTCGCCCAGCCCGCCTACCGCGTGATGAAGAGCCAGGGCTACGGCCGGTTCGTGTTCGTCGCCTCATCGGCGGGGATGTTCGGCCAGCACCTCGAGGCGCACTACGCCGCGGCCAAGTCCGGACTGGTCGGGTTGACCAACGTGATCGCACTCGAGGGTGCACCGCACGGGATTCTGGCCAACACCGTACTGCCGTTCGGTATCTCGCGAATGGTCACCGAGACCCTTGGCGATCCGAAAGTCCTTGAGGACAATGGCTTCTTCAAGGCGATTCGGCCGGAGCTGGTCGCCCCGCTGGTGGTGTACCTGGCCAGCCGCGACTGCGGGCTCAGCCACCAGAACTTCTCGGCCTGCGCGGGCCGTTTCGCCCGCGTGTTCGTCGGTTTGGGCGAGGGCTGGATGGCGCCACCGGACTCCAACCCGAGCGCCGACGACATCGCCGCGCACCTTTCGGAGGTCGCTGCGACCGAGCCGTTCACGATTCCGGGATCGATCTACGACGAAGTGTTCGGGGTGACCGAACGGCTCAGCGTCACTTCGTGACCCGGGCTGCGGCGTTGCGGTCGAGACAGTCGGCGCAACTTCGCGGACCCCGGGCGTGAGTGCTCCACCGGCACATACGGCTGCACGGGATCCCCAGCGCACCACACTGTTCTGGTAGCCTCTAACCAAATATTGGGTCAGACGCCCAAATCGTATGACGGGAGCCAGCAATCATCGTGGAGGCGCTGTGGGCCGTCCCCAGGTAACGCCTGGGGAGCGCAGGACGCTCAAGCGCACCCCAGGTCGCGCCATCGACGCCGGCTCCGCTGCTGAGGATCGCACGCGCCGGACCGAGATCCTCGAGACCGCTGCCACGTTGATCGCCACGTCGGGCCTCCGTACGTCGCTGCAGGAGATCGCGGATGCGGCCGGCATTCTGCCGGGCAGCCTGTACCACCATTTCGAATCCAAGGAAGCGATCCTGGTGGAACTGCTCGAGCGGTATCACGAGGACCTCGACCGCATCGCCGGGCAGGCCCAGACCCGGTTGGACGGTCCCGATCCCGCGTCGCCGTTCGACCGTATCGCCGAACTCGGCTCGGATATCGCTCGGTGCGCCGTCGCACACCGGGCCGCGCTCCAGATGTCGTTCTACGAGAGCCCGAGCTCCAACCCCGACCTCGTCGCACTGGCCCAGCGCCGCCCGACTGCCACGCTGGACGCCATGCAGCAGACCCTGCGGGCCGCGCGATGGGCCGGTTACCTGCGGTCGGACGTCGACCTGGCCGTACTGGCCGACCGGATCTGCCAGTCCATGCTGCAGGTCGGACTCGACGTGATGCGCCACAATGCCGCGCCGGAGAAGGTCGCCACCCTGCTGTGCCGGATCCTTCTGGAAGGCTTGTCCACCGGTCAGCCCACCGACGCCGAGCTCGACAAGTCCGTCCCGTTCATGGCAGCCGACGACGTGGTGCGGAGCTGGATCGAGGAGGCCGAGTCCGAGGCCGATGACAAGACCGCCCATATCCGGGCGGTGGCACGGGCCGAGTTCGGCCGGCGCGGCTACGAGGGCACGACCGTGCGGGATATAGCCTCGGCGGCAGGCATGGGTACCGGCACGGTGTACCGGCTCATCGGGTCGAAGGACGAACTGCTGGCGGCGATCATGCAGTCCTTCGGCGAGAAGATCGCGGTGGGCTGGACGGAGGTCCTCGGGTCCGAGGGCACCACCATCGAAAAGCTCGACGCGCTGAGCTGGATCCACACCAACGCGCTGGACCAGTTCGGAGACGAGTTCCGGATCCAGCTGGCGTGGATGCGCCAGTCGCCGCCGGACACCCCCAACCCCGGCTGGTTGTTCATGCAGCGCGTCAAGCAGGTCAAAGCGCTTCTCGCCGCGGGGATCAAGGCCGGTGACATCAGTATCGACAGCCCCTCGAACGAGATCCTGGCCCGGTCGGTCATCGGCGTGGGATGGATACCCGAGAACATTCTTCGGCAGTTGGGCACCCGCGCATCGCAGATCCACGTCCGGGACACCAGCCTGCGCGGTGTGATCGTCCGCTGATCGCGGACTGGCCGAAAACGTTCAATCTCTGGCGCTAGAAGGCATAGTGGAGCACTACATTGCCTCTCCTGGATACCGCAGTGCTCGGCGCGGTCAGCCGGTTCATCAGGCGAAGGCCCACCGGGAACCTGGCGACCTCGGGCTCTCGGGTGCAGAGGATCTCTTTGACCAACTTCAGTTTGGGGTGCCAGCGTTCGGGATACCGGGGATCGTCGAAGCCGGGGAATCTGGTGACAGCCTTGATGGATTCGGCACCGGCAAAACGCTTCTGGGCCCAGACGGCGAACTTGCTGTAGCCGTTGAACGCGATTTCCCCGCTGGGGAAGTGTTCGATGATGCGGCATACCATGGTCCTCATTTCGTCTTCGGAGAGAAACGCGATCAGCCCGTCGGCGACAATCACGGCAGGCCGGTCGGTGGGCACGGTGTCCAGCCAAGTCGGCTCGATCAGGTCAGCGCCGATGGGGTGCGGGTTGGCGTCGTGGGGCAACAATTGCGGCCGTGTCCCAACGACCTCTGGGAAGTCGACGTCGTACCAGTCGACGGTGGGCGGCGGCGTGATCCGCAGCGCCCGGCTGTCCAGCCCGGCGCCGAGGTCCAGGCCAACCGCGTCGGGGTGACGCGCGATGAACCGTTGGGCGATCTCGTCAAGCTTCTTGGCCCGATGCGCGATGTAAATCGCACTGCTCGTGGGGATGTGGAGCTTTTTGTAATCGAAATCGACCTTCCGCACGACCTCGTCGGCCATGTTGTCGCCCAGAATCGGCCGCGACAACCTGTTGTCGAGCGCTCTGCCGCAGAGCGTCAGCCACAGGCTCGCCTGCACCGCGTTGAAGGTCGGAACAGTCATAGCCATCTGGTTTCATCCTCTTCGCAGTGAGCCCGGGGACTCATCGGCTGTGCAAGAGTTCGCCGATCACCGCGTCGCGGGCTGAGCGGCCGACGCCGCACCGACTGAACGCATGTTCAGTACATTAAACACTCGTTCAGTGCGAGTCAAGGGTTTGCCTCCGCCCCGGCCAATTGCTGCCCGGACCGGTGTCGTGAGCTGGGACCGCACTGCATTGATCAGTCGAAAACGTGCCGCGGCAACGTATTCGGTATATCGAGCGAGCTCAGCAAGCCCGCAGGCGCGTCGACAACGTAGGGGATCGCGTTGACCACGCGCATCGCGGTGGCAGCCATCGCCGCCTGCCCGGCGCCGTAGCCCTCGGCCGCCCCTAGGTTCATCGCACAGTGGATGTCGGGATCGCCCTCGATGTCAACCCGGTAGGTGGCATCGAATTCCGAGGCCGGCCAATCGGGTGCGACGTCGCGTGACATCCGGATGATGTGCTCGACGACGATGGCCTCACGTCCGTTCACCACACCGGCCGCGCGCGTGCACACCGCGCCGCAGGTTCCGGCGGCGATGGTCCCGAATGCCACGGTGATGTCGCGGTCGGTGATCCTGCGATCGAGGGATCCCCGGATCTCGGACACCTCGGCCCCGAGCGCATCGGCCGTCATGTGAATCGGTGCTTTCCAAGCCATCTCGATGAATCCCGGGGTCTTCAGCATCGGCTCGAATTCCAGCGGGCGCCCGAAACCCATCCCGTCCATCATCACGTCGGCCACTGGATAGTGATCGTTGAGGGACATCTCGGTGACCGTGAGGCGGTCGATCTTCTTGGATTGTGTAGCCAGCATCAGCGCCAGTTGATCCGAGCCGAATCCGGGGAAGACTCCCGATGCGTAGAACGAACAGTTCCCGACCTTGGCCGCGGCCTCCAACTGGTCGCGCCATTCCGCCGAGTAGTAGGCCGGCGGGTACACCAGGTCGGTCGATGTCGTTGCCACCACGTTGATTCCGGCGTTCAACAGTCGCACGTAGTCCGGCACCGCGCCGGCATCGCGGTCTGGCCCGCTCGCCGCGTACACCACGCAGTCGGGGGCCAACGCGATCAGCGCGTCGGCGTCGTCGGTGGCCGGCAGGCCGAGGGGCGCACGCCCGGCCAGCACACCCGCGTCGTGTCCGACCTTCGACGGCGAATGCACCCATACGCCGGCCAGTTCGAGGTCCGGGCGCCGGGCGATCGCGTCGATCGCGATCGATCCGACGCCGCCCGTCGACCAGACGACGATCCGCAGGGGTCGCACAGGTCTTGTCATGCTTGACTCCTCATCCGACATTCGGTCATGCCCGTTCGGACGCCATGACGGCCCGTTCGAGGTAGAACCAGGCGACGTCGGGCGGCAACCCTCCGCACAGCGGTAGCAGGGGCAACGGTCTGCCCGCACGGATGTAACCGGCGGCCTCGTCGACGGTCAGGATCTGATAGGGGCCGCCTGCCTCCCGTAGCTCCGGCACGGTGTGGGCGCGCGAGATGCTCGCGACCGTATTGTCGCCGTGCCGGTAGGCGGCAGCGGTCACCGCATCGTGAAGAAGGAAGGGACCCAGCTCATCCCATGCCCGGTCCGCGTCGCCGGCCACGAACACCGCAGTGGGCGTGTTCGGCGCGGGCAACTGGACCACACCGGGTTCGTGGCCGTTGGCCCGGCATTCGGACTCGTAGAACTCCTTGAGTCCCGGGGTCGCGGACTGCGATATGAACCCGAGGCCGTGGCGGGCGGCACGTCGCGCGGCGGCCCGGGTGCCGCCCGCGATGAGCAGGTACGGTCCCGACGGATTCGCACATCCGGGTGTGACCGTGATCAGCCGGCCGTCATGGTCGACGGTCTCCCCCGCCAACAGACGAAGCAACAGTGCCACCTTCTCGTCGGCCAGCTTGCCGCGCGCGCTCATCTCCACACCGAAGTGTTCGTATTCCTCGGCGCGATGCCCGATGCCGAAGGCGTACGAGACCCGGCCACCGCTGATGATGTCCAGCGCGCAGATCTCCTCGGCCAGGCGGACCGGATCCCAGAACGGAATCGGCACCGCGGCAAGCAGAATCGGCAGTCGATCAGTGCGGGCGGCAATCGCCGAGGCGAGGACTGTCGGCGCGGCGAGGTGCCCGTCGGCGGTGCCGTGGTGCTCCGACAGCACTGCCATCACCGCGCCGCGCGTCTCGGCCCATGCGCACATGTCGATGGCGGCGCCGTAGAGGTCAGTCGTTGAGGTATGCGGCGCACGCATGTCGAATCGCAGCGTGAACATCACGCCGACTGTAACCTAAGTTTTGTTCCGCGTCACCGATAGCCGCGAGCAGACGCGAATGTCCTCGAGATCATCGGATCTCGGGGACATTCGCGTCTGGTCGGCGCGACAAACTCAGCGGCGCGGCAGCCCAAGCACCTGGGTGGCGATGATGTTGCGCTGAATCTCGGAAGTCCCGCCGGCGATGGTGCCGCCGAAGCTTCTGGCGTAACGCTCGAACCAACTCGCGAAGTAGTGGTCGAGGTTCATGTGCTCGTACGGACCCGAGGTGGTCGGGTGGATCAACCCGTCGGGACCGGCTGCGGTCAGCGCATTCTCGAACGCGTTGCGCTCGGCTTCGGATCCGAACAGCTTGAGCACCGACACCGACGCGGTGTCCGCCTCGCCGCGTGAGGCCTTCGCCAGCGCCGCGGATCCCATGGCCCGCAAGGCCTGGTAGTCCATGATCGTGGTGGCGTACTGGTCACGCTCCAGCTCGGTCTTGGGCTGGAAGTCAGCCAGCATGTTGTCGATCCGGTCGGCGAAACCGAGCCACATCATCGTGCGCTCGTGCCCGAGCGAACCGTTGGCCACACCCCACCCGCCGTTGAGCGGACCGACGAGGTTCTCGGCCGGTACCCGGGCGTCGGTGAAGAACACCTCGTTGAAGTCGAGATTCTCCTCACCGGTCATGTCGGCGAACGGCCGGCACACCACCCCCGGCGTCTCGGTCGGGATGATCAGCACGCTGATTCCCTTGTGCTTCGGCGCATCCGGGTCGGTGCGCACGAAGGTCAGCAGGAAGTCGGCGTCATGGGCGCCAGAGGTCCACACCTTCTGGCCGTTGACGACGAAGTGGTCCCCGTCCAGGACGGCGCGGGTACGCAGGGACGCGAGGTCCGAACCCGCGCTCGGCTCGCTCATGCCCAGCGAGGCGGTCTTTTCACCGCGCAGCACCGGCACCGCCCAGCGATGCTTCTGCTGCTCGGAACCGAACGTGAGCAGCGATGCCGCAATGATATTGACGCCCTGCGGGTTGAAGCTGTGGTAGATCCGGCGGCGGCACAACTCGTCGAGGTGGACGAAGGTCTGCACCACCGACGCGTTTCGTCCGCCGAACTCGGGCGGCTGAGCCGGGAGCAGCCAACCGTTGTCGAACAGCAGCCGCTGCCAGTCGCGGGCCCACTGCGGCATGTGCGATACCGACCGGGGCCGCTCGAGCGTCTGCGCCTCCGAGGGCAGGTTGGCATCGAGGAATGCGGAGAACTCGGCGCGGAACTCCTCGACATCGGAATCGAATGTCAGCTGCATTTACAGGCCCCTGTAGGTCGTGCGGTACTCGGCGGCGATCAACGCGCGGTGCTCGGCGGCGCCGCCCAGCAGGAGCTCGCCCGCCTTGGCCCGCTTGAGCGCGAACTGCACGTCGTTCTCCCAGGTGAAGCCCATGGCCCCGAACAGCTGCAGGCCATGTCGGAACACCACTGCCTGGCACTCCCCTGCGGCGGCCTTGGCCATCGCCGATGCCAGCCGCCGGCGCGGGTCGTCGGCGGCGATGGTCAGCGCGGCGAAGTACGAGAGTGCCCGTGCTCTTTCGATGGCCACGTGCATGTCGACGGCCTTGTGCTGCACGGCCTGGAACGACCCGATCGCCACACCGAACTGCTGCCGCTGCTTGACGTGTTCGAGGGCCAGATCGAGGACCCGCTGGCAGGCTCCGACCATCGTGACGGCCATGCCGGCCATGGCCAGGTGACGCGCCTTCTCGGTATCCACGTGAACGCGATCCGAGTCATCGACATGGACGTCGTCGAACGACACCTCCGCCACGTGCAGCACCGGATCGAAGACCGGGCTGCGCTTGGCCGAAACCTTGGCCGCGTCGACCAGGAACACTCCACCGTCGGTCACCACGGCCAGGTTCAGCGCACGGTCCCCGTCGAGGACGTGATGGGCGGTTCCGGTCAGCACCCAGCCGGTGGCATCCCGGTTGGCCGTCACACCGCTGTACACCGCGGTGCCGGCTTTGGCCGCGTCGAAGCGGTCCCCCGCCAGTGGCGCATATTGCGTCATGGTCGCCAGGTATGGGGTCAGGTCGGTGGCCCGGCCGAGCTCCTCCAGCACGATGGCCAGTTCCACCGCGTTCTCCGAGTCGGTGAGCTCAGTCCAGCCCTGGTCGATATAGCTCTGCCACAGCGGTGTCGGATCGACACCCTGCTCAGCCACCTCACGGACCAGCGTGGCCGGGCACTGTTTGGTCACCGCGTCACGCACGGTTTCCTGCCATAGCCGCTGATCGGCATCGAATTCGAGTAGCAACCGCCGCCTCCTGCCGCACTGTCACGTCCGGAAGGAGAATAGCATTCTCTTTCTATGGTGCGACCTTCTCCTCCGGCAAGTACCTATTCTCCGTAGCAGTCCGCTGTGCAGGTGACCAACACTGGCGATTACCTGCGACAAAGCCCCGAGGCGTTCCGAGAACTATGTTCTTGCCATGGAAGAATATGGATCTAGACTGGCTGTAAGATCCGGCGCGAGAGGCACGTTGTCATGAGCGCGTGCGCAGCTCGTTTCCAGACGGACATCGGAGGACAGTCTTGGTAATCAAAGACCCGGCGCAGCCCGGCAGTGCGGGAACGCCCCTGATCGACGCGAGCGTGCACGTCTTCTTCGGTTCGAACAAGGACCTGCGGCAGAACTTCCTCAAGGAACCCTTCGCCAGCCGCGGCTTCCCTGACTACGAGATGAACTGGTACGGCGCACCGGGTGGCGAATACGCCAAGGACACCAAGGGACCCAACCGGCAGTACCCCGGCTCCGATCCCGACATCGCCGCGCAGCATCTGTTCACCGACCGCGGCGTGGACATCGCAATCCTGCACCCGATGACCCGCGGCATCATGCCCGACCGTCACCTCGGTACCGCGCTGGCCGCCGCGCACAACGCGATGATGGTGACCCGCTGGCTCGAACACGACGAACACGGTGAACGGTTCCGCGGCACCATTCGGGTCAACCCGGACGACATCGCCGGCGCACTGCGCGAGATCGACAAGTACAAGGACCACCCGCGCGTGGTGCAGATCGGCGTGCCGATGCAGTCACGCGAACTCTATGGCAAGCCGCAGTTCTGGCCGCTGTGGGAGGCGGCCGCCGCGGCGGGCCTGCCGGTGGCCGTGCACATCGAGGGCGGGGCCGGCATCCAGTTCGCGCCGACGCCGTCCGGTAAGGCCCGGACCTACGAGCAGTACCTCGGGTTCATGGCGCTGAACTACCTGTACCACCTGATGAACATGATCGCCGAGGGCGTGTTCGAGCGGAACCCCACGCTCAAGTTCGTCTGGGCCGACGGCGCCGCGGATCTGTTGACCCCGTTCATTTGGCGGATGGATTGCTTCGGCCGCCCGCACCTGGAACAGACCCCGTGGGCACCGAAGATGCCCAGCGACTACCTGCCCGGCCACGTGTACTTCGTGCAGGGCGCGCTCGACGGTCCCGGCGACACCGATTTCACCGGCGAGTGGTTCAGCTTCACCGGCAAGGAAGACATGGTGATGTTCGGTTCCAGCTACCCGCACTGGCAGCTGAACGAACCGACGATTCCGAGCGCGTTCAGCACCGAGCAGCGCGACAAGTTGTTGTGGCGCAATGCTGCAGAGCTTTACGGACTGCAAAACGCAGTTCCCACGTCCGCGGTTGCGGCACAGTAGAGGCACGTGAGGGAGGCCCTGTATGTCAACCAACCAGCCAATCACGACGAGTCCACGGGTGCCCGCCACGGAGCGAATTGCGGTGCGGTGCGTCGACTCCGACGTCCACCCCATGCCCAAGCGCGGTCAGCTCCTCGAGTACATCCCGGAGCCGTGGCGCAGCAAATTCTTCATGAGCCATCCGGTCGGCGACCAGATCTACTACGACGCACCCGATTACGCGCACTCCTACGCGATGCGGCTCGACGCCTTCCCGCCCGACGGTGAGTTCGCCTGCAGCGACCCCGATATGGCGCTGCGCCAGCTCATCATGGAAGCCGGTTCGGACATCGCGATCCTGGAACCGACGCACAGCGAGAGCCGCCTGGGTGAGGCCACCGCGGCCTACTGCACCGCCACCAATTCCTGGCTCGCCGACAACTGGCTGGACCCGCACAACAACTGGCATGAGCGCTGGCGCGGCTCGATCTGCGTGGCCGTCGAGGAACCGTCACTGGCGGTGGCCGAGATCGAGAAGTGGGCCGAACACCCATACATGTCCCAGGTCCTGATCAAGGCCGAGCCGCGGCCGTCGTGGGGCGACCCGAAGTACGACCCGGTGTGGGCGGCAGCGACCAAGCACGACATCACCGTGAGCTGCCACCTGTCCCGGGGTGAGTTCGAGAACCTGCCGCTTCCCCCGGTGGGCCTGCCGAGCTACAACCACGACTTCATGGTCACGTACTCACTGTTGG includes these proteins:
- a CDS encoding CbbQ/NirQ/NorQ/GpvN family protein — its product is MADESGLAHQNGANSQTLSTRPYYKPVGNEETVFKAAYRQGLSLVLKGPTGCGKTRFVEAMAHDLDRPLITVACHDDLTTADLVGRYLLRGDETVWMDGPLTRAVREGAICYLDEVVEARQDTTVVLHPLADYRRQLPIERLGITLDAAPGFGLVMSYNPGYQSVLKDLKDSTRQRMVAIEFGFPEPEVEEGIIAHEAGVDRSTAAELVRFGQAIRRLETGGLREVASTRVLIAAGRLVAEGLPMTVAARVAVAGPLTDDVAVGRGLHELIDVYLGGSAAGD
- a CDS encoding nitric oxide reductase activation protein NorD; the protein is MLASALAARPVAVAPADAGSAPWTDGKTVFVDPSAPARARLESVAVQASLIAAGSLDPDVVGALVRHRRLAERYLAVEGHRALLANHALLPNSLGALTDRSIAERSDSAASSLAIARGRDALSAPPVGFGVIQAKKVLAVCAAVKPADQQSVGHVPRRQGKQELEELEEGDPDSWDDSDDPDLFSSPVGGGGAIGKWLKKLLSSSRKTGGSGGGPPGADSPTHRTNSTRRGVHAVSSLATVSSETAVDIKTEGVKYPEWNADRGIYRLDWCTVREADPQIKAHATQQIEDAISVRRPLARLGMGLHRRHRQPQGDDIDIDAALEARVEVRAGSVPDEAVYLDSLRRRRDLSVLLLLDVSGSTAEPGTVGRTVHQQQRTAVAHLMVALHDLGDRVSLYAYYSQGRSAVTMVPVKRFDDHLDAQVIRRLNSLEPGAYSRLGAAIRHGSSVLEKRGGTSRRLLVVLSDGLAYDHGYERAYGAADARRALAEARRRGTGCVCLTIGASTDVESLRRVFGSTAHATISSPDQLAGVIGPLFRSAIRSGEVRRRVS
- a CDS encoding SDR family NAD(P)-dependent oxidoreductase codes for the protein MIDFKDQVAVVTGAGRGLGREYALELARRGAAVVVNDLGGTMAGQGSDTAVADEVVEEITASGGTAVASYDSVDSQEGGEAIVRTAVERFGRLDAVVSNAGIFNSIPFDELSAEEWRRMLSVHLDGGFYLAQPAYRVMKSQGYGRFVFVASSAGMFGQHLEAHYAAAKSGLVGLTNVIALEGAPHGILANTVLPFGISRMVTETLGDPKVLEDNGFFKAIRPELVAPLVVYLASRDCGLSHQNFSACAGRFARVFVGLGEGWMAPPDSNPSADDIAAHLSEVAATEPFTIPGSIYDEVFGVTERLSVTS
- a CDS encoding TetR/AcrR family transcriptional regulator; its protein translation is MGRPQVTPGERRTLKRTPGRAIDAGSAAEDRTRRTEILETAATLIATSGLRTSLQEIADAAGILPGSLYHHFESKEAILVELLERYHEDLDRIAGQAQTRLDGPDPASPFDRIAELGSDIARCAVAHRAALQMSFYESPSSNPDLVALAQRRPTATLDAMQQTLRAARWAGYLRSDVDLAVLADRICQSMLQVGLDVMRHNAAPEKVATLLCRILLEGLSTGQPTDAELDKSVPFMAADDVVRSWIEEAESEADDKTAHIRAVARAEFGRRGYEGTTVRDIASAAGMGTGTVYRLIGSKDELLAAIMQSFGEKIAVGWTEVLGSEGTTIEKLDALSWIHTNALDQFGDEFRIQLAWMRQSPPDTPNPGWLFMQRVKQVKALLAAGIKAGDISIDSPSNEILARSVIGVGWIPENILRQLGTRASQIHVRDTSLRGVIVR
- a CDS encoding class I SAM-dependent methyltransferase, with the translated sequence MQASLWLTLCGRALDNRLSRPILGDNMADEVVRKVDFDYKKLHIPTSSAIYIAHRAKKLDEIAQRFIARHPDAVGLDLGAGLDSRALRITPPPTVDWYDVDFPEVVGTRPQLLPHDANPHPIGADLIEPTWLDTVPTDRPAVIVADGLIAFLSEDEMRTMVCRIIEHFPSGEIAFNGYSKFAVWAQKRFAGAESIKAVTRFPGFDDPRYPERWHPKLKLVKEILCTREPEVARFPVGLRLMNRLTAPSTAVSRRGNVVLHYAF
- a CDS encoding dihydrodipicolinate reductase, which translates into the protein MTRPVRPLRIVVWSTGGVGSIAIDAIARRPDLELAGVWVHSPSKVGHDAGVLAGRAPLGLPATDDADALIALAPDCVVYAASGPDRDAGAVPDYVRLLNAGINVVATTSTDLVYPPAYYSAEWRDQLEAAAKVGNCSFYASGVFPGFGSDQLALMLATQSKKIDRLTVTEMSLNDHYPVADVMMDGMGFGRPLEFEPMLKTPGFIEMAWKAPIHMTADALGAEVSEIRGSLDRRITDRDITVAFGTIAAGTCGAVCTRAAGVVNGREAIVVEHIIRMSRDVAPDWPASEFDATYRVDIEGDPDIHCAMNLGAAEGYGAGQAAMAATAMRVVNAIPYVVDAPAGLLSSLDIPNTLPRHVFD
- a CDS encoding LLM class flavin-dependent oxidoreductase, translated to MFTLRFDMRAPHTSTTDLYGAAIDMCAWAETRGAVMAVLSEHHGTADGHLAAPTVLASAIAARTDRLPILLAAVPIPFWDPVRLAEEICALDIISGGRVSYAFGIGHRAEEYEHFGVEMSARGKLADEKVALLLRLLAGETVDHDGRLITVTPGCANPSGPYLLIAGGTRAAARRAARHGLGFISQSATPGLKEFYESECRANGHEPGVVQLPAPNTPTAVFVAGDADRAWDELGPFLLHDAVTAAAYRHGDNTVASISRAHTVPELREAGGPYQILTVDEAAGYIRAGRPLPLLPLCGGLPPDVAWFYLERAVMASERA
- a CDS encoding acyl-CoA dehydrogenase family protein, translated to MQLTFDSDVEEFRAEFSAFLDANLPSEAQTLERPRSVSHMPQWARDWQRLLFDNGWLLPAQPPEFGGRNASVVQTFVHLDELCRRRIYHSFNPQGVNIIAASLLTFGSEQQKHRWAVPVLRGEKTASLGMSEPSAGSDLASLRTRAVLDGDHFVVNGQKVWTSGAHDADFLLTFVRTDPDAPKHKGISVLIIPTETPGVVCRPFADMTGEENLDFNEVFFTDARVPAENLVGPLNGGWGVANGSLGHERTMMWLGFADRIDNMLADFQPKTELERDQYATTIMDYQALRAMGSAALAKASRGEADTASVSVLKLFGSEAERNAFENALTAAGPDGLIHPTTSGPYEHMNLDHYFASWFERYARSFGGTIAGGTSEIQRNIIATQVLGLPRR